Proteins encoded in a region of the Prochlorothrix hollandica PCC 9006 = CALU 1027 genome:
- a CDS encoding DEAD/DEAH box helicase, giving the protein MTSDTLNPSILEPLFAPWAEPNAHRVRAEKAGDPAVIVQGRRASPIDLVGNLRSAVGDWREAFYIGASDTTIQLLNHWFGRAHRQTTASGEEFEFRYYFCQREAIETLIYLKEVRRLESLSQIIAEFGGTNAELQALGTAESEDSWSRYAFKLATGAGKTKVMSLAIVWSYFHALRESESELARHFVVIAPNLTVYERLKDDFGNGRIFDTDPLIPPEWRGDWNLSVVLQDEASGAATGGTLYLTNIHRLYEKRKQKATDNGYAWMGPPVSKSKALDTGAALRDRITNHHRVLILNDEAHHVWDSGSAWNEAIRSLHETLLARSGSKLVAQLDFSATPKDNKGLLFKHIVCDTPLGEAVDAGIVKTPLIGQASRKLIEQATDNAAHRWEQHLLLGYDRWKASRTEWEASGKKPLLFIMCDDTHAADQITQHLNSDPLFEQLNGKTINLHTNLKGKLKKVGKGNSARYEFVEDEKAISDDDLKALRQLSRELDSNASPYCCIVSVLMLREGWDVRNVTTIVPLRAYSSKANILPEQTLGRGLRRMTPPGQANELVTVIEHPAFASLYAQELAQEGLPIEIVDLDRVPPTTISIFPDEAHKDVNHLDIQIPTLTAGYRIVPKLEGLTLQDVKKAFKPYKPLPLSKQVNSEIEYEGRHLFTGEVIQKLQLNLSLLESGIGAVSYYVKQLETICKLRGLHSILAPLVQTFLESILFEQKSTLFDPSLVARLADSDVGEHLRAVFVPLIRSRTTLTETRLAGSDPQSLNTWKPFQVTLSERRPALEAQKTLFNLVTCNRELEVAVAKFCDRAPDVAAFAKNAGSQCLRVDYLANGDRLAFYTPDFFIRTIDHHYYLVETKGREDRDVPLKAKAAIAWCEAASRPHPLTPSPKAGEGEQEAVSPLSQPGRGAGGEGQWQYLYIPQGVFERMAGDTVAELARACAPALQNLIQAEEFQDLPLFVNLGQADDDATAIDSLIDPDILNALPSRYRRAADQAVMLYHFFENKEGMNYASVFTPLLGSIDEVAKGFIVRRLQPLLPISVDEQKAWFAPYLGSVDRKTEDYYRKLAQNLKRTLVFNNGLSLIGLLRSCLDYALNDTTKIDGVFAALHTQLRFQGGRTFLETVTRINDFRNTYVAHQEQELTDRNLAQQELKVWIEALHMIGK; this is encoded by the coding sequence ATGACCTCCGACACTCTCAACCCCTCCATTCTCGAACCCCTGTTTGCACCCTGGGCAGAACCCAACGCCCATCGCGTCCGAGCCGAAAAAGCAGGTGATCCAGCCGTGATTGTGCAGGGACGCAGAGCCTCCCCCATCGATCTGGTCGGCAACCTCCGCTCCGCCGTGGGAGACTGGCGTGAAGCTTTCTATATCGGCGCTAGCGACACCACAATTCAACTACTCAATCATTGGTTTGGTCGCGCCCATCGGCAAACCACCGCCAGCGGGGAAGAGTTTGAATTTCGCTATTATTTTTGCCAAAGAGAAGCGATCGAAACCCTGATTTACCTCAAAGAAGTCCGCCGCCTGGAATCCCTCTCCCAAATCATCGCCGAATTTGGCGGCACAAACGCCGAACTGCAAGCCTTGGGCACCGCCGAAAGCGAAGATAGCTGGAGCCGCTACGCCTTCAAACTGGCCACCGGGGCAGGCAAAACCAAAGTCATGAGTCTGGCGATCGTCTGGAGCTACTTCCATGCCCTGCGCGAATCTGAATCTGAACTGGCACGGCATTTTGTCGTCATCGCCCCCAACCTCACCGTCTACGAACGCCTCAAAGACGACTTTGGCAACGGGCGCATCTTCGACACCGATCCGCTCATTCCCCCCGAATGGCGCGGCGACTGGAATCTTTCGGTCGTGCTACAAGACGAAGCCAGCGGCGCAGCCACCGGCGGCACCCTCTACCTCACCAACATTCACCGCCTCTACGAAAAACGCAAACAAAAAGCCACCGACAACGGCTACGCCTGGATGGGACCACCTGTCTCCAAATCTAAAGCCCTCGACACCGGAGCAGCCCTACGCGACAGAATTACCAATCACCACCGCGTCCTGATCCTCAATGATGAGGCACACCACGTTTGGGACTCCGGTTCCGCCTGGAACGAAGCCATCCGCTCTTTACATGAAACTCTCCTAGCCCGCAGCGGTAGCAAACTGGTCGCCCAACTCGACTTTTCCGCCACCCCCAAAGATAACAAAGGACTCCTGTTCAAACACATCGTTTGTGATACGCCCTTGGGTGAAGCCGTCGATGCGGGTATCGTCAAAACCCCCCTCATTGGGCAAGCCAGTCGTAAACTCATTGAACAAGCCACCGACAACGCCGCCCACCGTTGGGAACAGCATTTATTGTTAGGGTACGATCGCTGGAAAGCCAGCCGCACCGAATGGGAAGCCAGTGGCAAGAAACCCCTGCTGTTCATCATGTGCGATGACACCCATGCTGCCGACCAAATTACCCAACACTTGAACAGTGATCCGCTATTTGAACAACTCAACGGCAAAACCATCAACCTGCACACCAATCTCAAAGGCAAACTTAAAAAAGTCGGCAAAGGCAATAGCGCCCGCTACGAATTTGTCGAAGATGAAAAAGCGATCAGCGACGATGACCTCAAAGCATTGCGTCAACTCAGCCGGGAACTGGATAGCAACGCCAGTCCCTATTGCTGCATTGTCTCCGTCTTAATGCTGCGGGAAGGCTGGGACGTGCGCAATGTGACGACGATCGTGCCCCTGCGTGCCTACAGTTCCAAAGCCAATATCTTGCCCGAACAAACCCTCGGTCGAGGCTTGCGCCGCATGACTCCCCCCGGTCAAGCCAACGAACTGGTCACCGTGATCGAACATCCCGCCTTTGCCAGTTTGTACGCTCAGGAATTGGCCCAAGAAGGACTGCCGATCGAAATTGTCGATCTCGATCGCGTCCCCCCCACTACCATTTCCATCTTCCCCGATGAAGCCCACAAAGACGTAAACCACCTAGACATCCAGATTCCCACCCTCACCGCAGGCTATCGCATTGTCCCCAAACTCGAAGGACTCACCCTGCAAGATGTTAAAAAAGCCTTCAAACCTTACAAACCCCTACCACTCAGCAAACAGGTCAACAGCGAAATTGAGTACGAAGGACGACACCTGTTTACGGGCGAAGTCATCCAAAAGCTGCAACTCAACTTGTCCTTGCTAGAATCAGGTATCGGAGCCGTTTCCTATTACGTCAAACAACTCGAAACGATCTGCAAATTGCGGGGACTTCATTCAATTTTGGCTCCCCTCGTTCAGACTTTTTTAGAAAGCATTCTGTTTGAGCAAAAAAGTACCCTATTCGATCCATCTCTAGTGGCCCGATTAGCCGACTCTGATGTGGGTGAACACCTCCGGGCTGTGTTCGTCCCTTTAATCCGCAGCCGCACCACTCTCACCGAAACCCGTTTAGCCGGATCAGATCCCCAATCTCTCAACACCTGGAAACCTTTTCAAGTCACCCTCAGCGAACGCCGTCCCGCCCTAGAAGCGCAAAAGACCCTATTCAATCTTGTCACCTGCAATCGTGAATTAGAAGTCGCTGTGGCCAAGTTTTGCGATCGTGCCCCCGATGTCGCCGCTTTTGCTAAAAATGCTGGCTCACAATGCCTCCGCGTCGATTATTTGGCCAACGGCGATCGCCTCGCTTTCTATACCCCCGACTTCTTCATCCGCACGATCGATCATCACTACTACCTGGTAGAAACCAAAGGACGGGAAGATCGAGATGTGCCACTGAAAGCTAAAGCAGCGATCGCTTGGTGTGAGGCGGCAAGTCGCCCTCATCCCCTAACCCCTTCTCCCAAAGCGGGAGAAGGGGAACAAGAAGCTGTTTCTCCCCTTTCCCAACCTGGGAGAGGGGCTGGGGGTGAGGGTCAGTGGCAGTATCTCTACATTCCCCAAGGGGTCTTTGAACGCATGGCAGGCGATACCGTCGCTGAACTGGCCCGCGCCTGTGCCCCCGCCCTACAAAACCTGATCCAAGCCGAAGAATTTCAGGACTTGCCCCTGTTTGTTAACCTTGGCCAAGCCGATGATGACGCAACGGCGATCGATAGTCTGATTGATCCAGACATTCTCAATGCCCTTCCCTCTCGCTATCGCCGCGCCGCCGATCAAGCCGTCATGCTCTACCACTTTTTTGAAAACAAAGAGGGGATGAATTACGCTTCAGTCTTTACGCCTCTACTGGGTTCGATCGATGAAGTGGCTAAAGGGTTTATTGTGCGCCGCCTTCAGCCACTGTTGCCAATTTCCGTGGATGAGCAAAAAGCTTGGTTTGCGCCCTATCTGGGCAGTGTAGACCGCAAAACCGAGGACTATTATCGCAAGCTTGCCCAAAATCTAAAACGCACTTTAGTCTTTAACAATGGACTATCGCTAATTGGGCTACTGCGATCGTGTTTAGACTATGCCCTCAACGACACCACCAAAATCGATGGCGTATTTGCAGCCTTGCATACCCAGTTGCGGTTTCAAGGCGGACGAACATTCTTGGAAACCGTCACCCGCATTAATGACTTTCGCAATACCTACGTTGCCCATCAGGAACAAGAATTAACCGACAGAAACTTAGCTCAGCAGGAGCTAAAAGTTTGGATTGAAGCATTGCATATGATTGGAAAGTAA
- a CDS encoding UPF0175 family protein, whose translation MSVIVPDEILTVTRMTEAEMRQEIAVMLFQREKLTLAQAGRFAGIHRVAFQHLLASRRISMHYGIEDFEQDIQNLREMGRL comes from the coding sequence ATGAGTGTTATTGTCCCTGATGAAATTTTAACAGTAACCCGCATGACTGAGGCTGAAATGCGTCAAGAAATTGCGGTTATGCTTTTTCAGCGCGAGAAGCTGACTCTTGCTCAAGCTGGTCGATTTGCCGGGATACACCGTGTTGCATTTCAGCATCTCCTCGCGAGTCGTCGCATCTCAATGCATTACGGAATAGAAGATTTTGAACAGGATATTCAAAACCTACGGGAGATGGGCCGATTGTGA